The proteins below come from a single Dinghuibacter silviterrae genomic window:
- a CDS encoding YdeI/OmpD-associated family protein produces MPQSVAQKLRITEGMTLRTLHAPDGFADALAPLPAGVKVSNHTKDYAQIHWFVRNKAQMEAGLDEVLGLLKDDVLCWIYYPKGSSGIQTDLTRDKGWEGLLSHKNIQWITLISFDDTWSAFSIRLQSSPSKPKPSKPAVNPVDEYADRAARTTRLPEDLEKAFRKAPDARAYFDSLAFSHRREYLEWIVTAKRPETRAARIAGTVERLGQGWKNPRNQ; encoded by the coding sequence ATGCCCCAGTCTGTCGCACAGAAGCTACGCATCACCGAAGGGATGACGCTGCGCACCCTACACGCCCCCGACGGCTTTGCGGACGCCCTCGCGCCCCTGCCCGCCGGCGTCAAGGTCTCCAACCACACCAAGGACTACGCACAGATCCACTGGTTCGTCCGCAACAAAGCGCAAATGGAAGCCGGACTCGACGAGGTGCTTGGACTCCTGAAAGACGACGTCCTCTGCTGGATCTATTACCCCAAAGGGTCCTCCGGCATCCAAACCGACCTCACCCGCGACAAAGGATGGGAAGGGCTCCTATCGCACAAAAACATACAGTGGATTACGCTGATTTCGTTTGACGATACCTGGTCGGCCTTCAGCATCCGTCTGCAATCTTCGCCGTCTAAACCTAAACCGTCCAAGCCGGCTGTCAATCCCGTCGACGAATACGCCGACCGCGCCGCCCGGACGACACGCCTCCCCGAAGACCTTGAAAAGGCCTTCCGGAAAGCCCCCGATGCCCGCGCCTATTTCGATTCCCTCGCCTTTTCCCACCGGCGCGAATACCTCGAATGGATCGTGACCGCCAAACGCCCCGAGACCCGCGCCGCGCG
- a CDS encoding TolC family protein — MTKRLILLIFTSAASYAGFAQQTPPPDTPVFTLDQCIAYALKHEPTLNEAILSQAVQHSTNAISLAGWLPQVNASGNLQHYIQQPTTFVSNGAGGYTKEKTGVVNTFIPTLSVTQAIFSPTLLSAAKIAPLYNKAALQVTDSTQIGVVTSVSKGFYNLLLTLEQIDVLKEDTARLDKNLSDTYHQYIGGIVDETDYDEAKIELNNSKAQLKQSTENVLPQYAALKQVMGFPPDSQFNVRFDTAQMMRDVAFDTTQALQYDKRIEFQQLMTAKNIQQQLTRYYRTAWLPTLSAFYDYNYEFESNTTSNFFAQSYPNSYIGLSLSIPIFTGFARAQSLHRAHLQEQELDFEQVRLVSEIYSEYTAALANYKGNYYNLEMMQENTDLARRTYKIVSLQYNQGVVAYLNVITAESNLISSEIGYLNALFQLLSSKIDLQKAMGYIH; from the coding sequence GTGACCAAACGCCTAATCCTCCTCATTTTTACAAGCGCGGCAAGCTATGCAGGCTTTGCCCAACAAACCCCTCCCCCGGATACCCCGGTTTTTACGCTGGATCAGTGCATCGCTTATGCGTTGAAGCATGAGCCGACGCTGAACGAAGCGATCCTGAGCCAGGCGGTTCAGCATTCGACGAACGCGATCAGCCTGGCGGGCTGGCTGCCGCAGGTGAATGCGTCGGGGAACCTTCAGCATTATATCCAGCAACCGACGACGTTTGTCTCGAACGGCGCGGGGGGATATACGAAGGAAAAAACGGGTGTGGTGAACACGTTTATCCCTACCCTGTCGGTGACGCAGGCGATCTTTAGCCCGACGTTGTTGTCGGCGGCGAAGATTGCTCCTTTATATAATAAGGCGGCGTTGCAGGTGACGGACAGTACGCAGATCGGGGTGGTGACGAGTGTGAGCAAAGGTTTTTACAACCTGTTGCTGACGCTGGAACAGATCGATGTCTTAAAAGAAGATACGGCTCGGCTGGACAAGAATTTGAGCGATACGTACCATCAGTATATCGGCGGGATCGTGGACGAAACGGATTATGACGAGGCAAAAATCGAGCTGAACAATTCAAAGGCGCAGTTGAAACAGTCGACGGAGAATGTGTTGCCACAGTACGCGGCGCTGAAACAGGTGATGGGTTTTCCGCCGGATTCGCAGTTTAACGTGCGGTTTGACACGGCGCAAATGATGCGGGACGTGGCGTTTGACACGACGCAGGCGTTGCAGTATGACAAACGCATCGAGTTCCAGCAGTTGATGACGGCGAAGAATATCCAGCAGCAACTGACGCGGTATTACCGGACGGCGTGGTTGCCGACGCTGAGTGCGTTTTACGATTACAATTACGAATTCGAGAGCAATACGACGTCGAACTTTTTTGCGCAGTCTTACCCGAACTCGTATATCGGGTTGTCGCTGAGCATCCCGATCTTTACGGGTTTTGCGCGGGCCCAAAGCCTGCACCGGGCGCATTTGCAGGAACAGGAACTGGACTTTGAACAGGTGCGGCTGGTGTCGGAGATTTATTCGGAGTATACGGCGGCGCTGGCGAATTACAAGGGGAACTATTATAACCTGGAGATGATGCAGGAGAATACGGACCTGGCGCGCCGGACGTATAAGATCGTGAGCCTGCAGTATAACCAGGGGGTGGTGGCGTACCTGAACGTGATCACGGCGGAGTCGAACCTGATCTCGTCGGAAATCGGATACCTGAATGCGTTGTTCCAATTGCTGTCGAGTAAGATCGATTTGCAAAAGGCCATGGGCTATATACATTAA
- a CDS encoding efflux RND transporter periplasmic adaptor subunit, translating into MQKVVLSGALLTSLALLSCNSQTKPAGDNSVPVNLITVKPQGVLYYDKIPATMAALSAVDLRGQVQGYVTGIFFTEGQHVAKGQKLYEIDERLYTAAVDQAQANLKVAQGNQVQAQQDADRYQYLNTYNAVAKQTLDHAVIALQNAKNQTAAAEQAVKTAETNLTYSIIRAPFDGTIGFSQVKLGNTVTVGTTILNTVSTDDPMGVDFLINEAQLGHFEDLKEHKQQDIDSLFTIILPDHTVYPHVGRISVIDRAVDPQTGTIRIRVEFPNPKFALRAGMSCVIRVHNQELTPKLVVPAKAVVEQMGEYFLYVAKDTVYKAQAGGSDTAHARLRSIQVKVTLGQTIGPNVIVESGIQEGDKIVVDGVQSIHDGSPITTANKAAPAATGGKGR; encoded by the coding sequence ATGCAAAAAGTGGTATTGAGCGGAGCCTTGCTGACCAGCCTGGCCCTTCTTAGCTGCAACAGTCAAACAAAGCCCGCGGGGGACAATAGCGTCCCGGTGAACCTGATCACGGTAAAACCGCAGGGCGTTTTGTATTACGACAAGATACCCGCCACGATGGCGGCATTGAGCGCTGTGGACCTGAGGGGCCAGGTGCAGGGGTATGTCACGGGGATCTTCTTTACGGAAGGCCAGCACGTGGCGAAGGGTCAAAAGCTGTATGAGATTGACGAACGTCTGTATACGGCGGCGGTGGACCAGGCGCAGGCGAACCTGAAGGTGGCCCAGGGCAACCAGGTGCAGGCGCAGCAGGACGCGGACCGGTACCAGTACCTGAACACCTATAACGCGGTGGCGAAGCAGACCCTGGACCATGCGGTGATCGCGCTGCAGAATGCCAAGAACCAGACGGCGGCGGCGGAACAGGCGGTGAAAACGGCCGAAACCAATCTGACGTATTCGATCATCCGGGCGCCGTTTGACGGGACGATCGGGTTTAGCCAGGTCAAGCTGGGGAATACGGTGACGGTGGGGACGACGATCCTCAATACGGTGTCCACGGACGACCCGATGGGGGTGGACTTCCTGATCAACGAAGCCCAGTTGGGGCACTTCGAGGACCTGAAGGAACACAAACAGCAAGACATCGATTCGCTGTTTACGATCATATTGCCGGACCACACGGTATACCCGCACGTGGGGCGGATCTCGGTCATCGACCGGGCGGTGGACCCGCAAACGGGGACGATCCGGATCCGCGTGGAATTCCCGAACCCGAAGTTTGCGCTGCGGGCGGGGATGAGCTGCGTGATACGGGTGCACAACCAGGAACTGACGCCGAAGCTGGTGGTGCCGGCGAAGGCGGTGGTGGAGCAAATGGGCGAGTACTTCCTGTATGTGGCGAAGGACACGGTGTATAAGGCGCAGGCCGGCGGCAGCGACACAGCGCACGCGCGTCTCCGCTCCATCCAGGTCAAGGTGACCCTCGGCCAAACCATCGGCCCGAACGTCATCGTCGAATCAGGTATACAGGAAGGCGACAAGATCGTTGTTGACGGGGTCCAGTCTATCCACGACGGGTCACCCATCACGACGGCGAACAAAGCAGCGCCCGCAGCAACGGGCGGTAAGGGGAGATAA